A window of the Pogona vitticeps strain Pit_001003342236 chromosome 4, PviZW2.1, whole genome shotgun sequence genome harbors these coding sequences:
- the MC5R gene encoding melanocortin receptor 5, protein MNLSRQPNILDFNLTVTGNNLSLPTVKTKSSTCEQVVIAAEVFLILGIISLLENILVICAIIKNKNLHSPMYFFVCSLAVADMLVSVSNAWETIAIYLLNNRHLVIEDVFVQHIDNVFDSMICISVVASMCSLLAIAVDRYVTIFYALRYHNIMTVKRSGLIIACIWTFCTGCGIIFILYYESNYVIMCLITMFFTMLFLMVSLYIHMFLLARTHVKRIAALPGYNSVHQRTSMKGAITLTMLLGIFIVCWAPFFLHLILMISCPQNLYCVCFMSHFNMYLILIMCNSVIDPLIYAFRSQEMRKTFKEIICCYSVSMVCGLPSKY, encoded by the coding sequence ATGAACTTATCCCGTCAGCCCAACATTCTAGACTTTAACTTGACTGTTACTGGGAACAACCTTTCACTACCCACTGTTAAGACTAAATCATCAACCTGTGAGCAAGTGGTCATAGCTGCTGAAGTGTTTCTCATCCTTGGCATTATAAGCCTTCTTGAAAACATACTCGTCATCTGTGCCATCATTAAGAACAAGAATTTGCACTCTCCTATGTATTTCTTTGTGTGCAGCTTAGCTGTTGCTGATATGTTGGTCAGTGTGTCGAACGCTTGGGAAACCATTGCCATCTATTTATTAAACAACAGGCATCTTGTTATTGAAGATGTTTTTGTACAGCACATAGATAATGTTTTTGATTCAATGATTTGTATATCTGTTGTGGCTTCCATGTGTAGTTTGCTAGCTATAGCAGTAGACAGGTATGTCACTATCTTTTATGCCCTCCGTTATCACAATATAATGACAGTGAAAAGGTCAGGGCTCATAATTGCATGCATCTGGACATTTTGCACTGGTTGTGGAATCATCTTCATCCTTTATTATGAATCCAACTATGTCATCATGTGTCTCATTACAATGTTCTTCACTATGTTGTTTCTCATGGTCTCCCTCTACATACACATGTTCCTTCTGGCTCGCACACATGTCAAAAGGATAGCAGCTTTGCCTGGATATAATTCTGTTCATCAGAGGACCAGCATGAAAGGCGCCATTACTCTGACTATGTTGCTGGGTATCTTCATTGTTTGTTGGGCTCCATTTTTCCTCCATCTCATCCTGATGATCTCCTGCCCTCAGAATCTCTACTGTGTTTGCTTCATGTCCCATTTCAACATGTATCTCATCCTCATCATGTGCAATTCAGTCATAGATCCCTTGATCTATGCCTTTAGAAGCCAAGAAATGCGAAAGACTTTTAAGGAGATCATTTGTTGCTATAGCGTAAGCATGGTCTGTGGATTACCCAGTAAGTATTAG